Within the Arthrobacter caoxuetaonis genome, the region ATTTTCGAGGCTGCAGCAAAGCTGTCCGAAGAGCTCGAAGCAGCCGGCCTGGAGGTCATCTACGATGACCGTCCCAAGGTTTCCCCGGGCGTGAAGTTCGGCGATGCGGAGCTGATCGGCGTTCCGACCATCCTGGTGGTTGGCCGCGGACTGGCCGACGGCGTCGTGGAGATCAAGGACCGCGCCACCGGCGAGGCAGAGAACGTCCCCGTTGCCGAAGCCGTGGAGTACGTGCTCCGCGCTGCCCGGTCCTGAGCACCTAAGTGGTCTCCGGGCTCGAGGAGATAACGCTCGCCACCATTCTTCTGGTAGTGGTGGCGGGCCTTGCAGCCGGGTGGGTCGACGCCGTTGTGGGCGGCGGCGGCCTGCTCCAGCTGCCCGCGCTTCTCCTCGTGCCCGGAATCACCCCGGTCGAGGCGCTGGCGACCAACAAGATGGGTTCCGTCTTCGGAACCACCACCAGCGCCGTGACGTACTACCGCCGTGCCCATCCGGACCTGAAGACGGCCCTGCCCATGGCCGGAGTCGCTCTGGCGGCCAGCTTTGGCGGAGCCGTCCTCGCGGCGTCACTGCCGGCGTCGGTGTTCAAACCCATCATTGTGGTGGCCCTGATCATGGTTGCCGTTTTCACCGCCACCAAGCCCACGGTGGGCGAGCTGACCAAGCTCCGGCATAGCGGGAACCGGCATTACTGGACCGCAGGGGCTATCGGTGCGGTGATCGGTTTCTATGACGGGCTGATCGGACCCGGCACGGGATCCTTCCTCATCATCGCGATGGTAACCCTCCTCGGGTACAACTTCCTGGCTGCCAGCGCGAAGGCCAAGATCGTGAACATGGCAACCAACATTGGCGCCCTGGCGTTCTTCCTGCCGCACGGTTCCCTGCTGTGGGGCCTGGGGCTGATCCTGGGACTGGCCAACATGACCGGCGGCTATATCGGCGCACGCATGGCCGTGAAGCAAGGCAGCAAGTTCATCCGGATCGTGTTCCTGGTGGTGGTCGGCGCGCTCATCATCAAACTGGGAACGGACGTCTGGATGGAGAACTTCAGCGGCTAGGCCCGCTGCATCAGGCCGCGGGAAGTTCCCAGACGGGCGGGAGCCCCGGGTGGCTGCGCCCCGCAAGCGCGGAGGCCACCCACACCGAGCGCTGCGCATCCCCATGCTGCCCCTCGCCCACATAATCCACCGCGTTGACGACTTCTCGGAGGATGCTCCATTCCCTGGCAGCGTCCGGATCAAGGCCGCCCGCGTCGCAAAGAAGGCGGAGCCGGTCCTGCAGTGACTGTTCCGGCGCCTCCGGGTCCAGGTCCTGGAGCCGGTTCCACAGCATGGGTGCGACGGCGTACTCGGGTTCCCCGAGGACTGCCTGGGGATCGATCGCCGCCCAGCCGCTGTGGGGCGCGAGCCGATGCAGGACGTTTTCGCAGTGCAGGTCAGCGTGCACCAGGACGTCCCGGTTCCAGCGGCGGCCGACGACGCCGCGGGTCTGGCAGACCTGGAGCGCCTCCTCCAGCAGCCAGCGTTCAAACGGCCGGCCCAGTGCCTCCCAATCCGCCGGCAGCTGATCGGAAAGCTGTTCCGCGTGTTCAGCGACGGACGGAACGGCTGCCCACAGCGGGTCATCGCCGGAGGGCAGGGATAACATACGGATCAGTCCGCCCCATACCTCCGCGGCCTGCTGCACGGGTACCCCCGCCAGGGTGGTTCCGGGATCCAGCCGCTCGAGCAACAGTGCCGTGCCTGCTGGATCCTGGGCAAGCAGCCGGACAGCGCCGGTACCGTTCCACAGCTGCAGGGCAGCCGCTTCCGTTGCGGACTCCGGGTGCGGGTACGGGAACTTCAGTACGGCCGGGGTCCCTCCGGCGGCGGAGCGCACCGGAACCACCAGCGCACCGTGTCCGTGCCAGCTGTGTGAAGCTGCGCCGGGGTCGGTGACCATGCCAAAGTCCACCAACGCGGTTTCCACGAGTTCCGGAAGCCCATCAAGCCATTCCCTGCCCTGCCGTGTCCGCACATAGCGCAGGCGCAGCGCCTCGGGTACGGTGACGGCGGCTGCCATGATGCCTCCCGGATGGGGGATGGGGATGGGGAAAGAAAACAAGGGCCGCATCAGCCGCGGCCATCAAACAAGAGTAGGGGCAGCAGCCCCGTGCGGCCAGTACACGGGTGTGCAGGTGCCGGGAGCCGGACGGTCAGCCGGCTGCCCAGGGCAGGCTGGCCGGGTCGGCCGTGATCCCCGGTGAAGCGGGAGGAAGGCGCGAATCGGAGTACGCAGCCAGGGAGGTCTGCACCAGTCTGTCGATGGCCCAGGACCGCAGGGCGCCGTCGCTGGAGCCGGCAAGGTCAGCGTAGATGCCGGGCAGTGCCGCTTCCATCGCGGACAGGCTTCCGGACGGGTCGGCGAAAAAATCCGCAGTGAGTGAGTAGGCAGGCAGCGGGCTGACTGCCGGGAGGCAAAGCGAAGGAAGGTGCCGTACGCCATCCTCGCCCGCCTTAAGATGGGCGGCACGGTGTTCGGCGGCGGTTTGTCCCAGCACGGCGATCGACCTCCCGCCCTGGGCCTGCGCCACTTCGTAGGCATAAACGGCGCCGAACTCGGCGTCCAGCACTGCACGGAGTGACTCAGCTGCCCCGGGACGGTCACGCAGCTGGGTGCGGTCGGAAGCAGCGTCGCTGTTGGTGCACCGCGCAGCACTCTCCTCGAGGACCGGCGTCCAGCCGGATTCCTGCAGCGGTTCGCTGTTTTCGCCCAGGACGTCTGCTGCCCGCTGGGCCAGCAGCAATTGTCCGGCGCCAACGGAGGCCAGGAGCCGGGCGGTTCCGTAGTCGGCCCGTCCCGCCGCTTCCAGGTTGGTCCTCGCCGCTGCCTGCAGTGCCTGCACATACGTGACGGGCGATTCGCCGGAGCTCCCTGCGTCGGCGGGGGCGCCGGCCTGACGTGCGGTTCCACCGGGGCCGGACAGGAGCAGCGCCTGCTCCGTCAGTGTCTGGGCCTGCAGCTTCATCTCTGCGGCTGCCGGCGCGGGCACCGCCAAACCGGTGGCATCCGCGGCCAAAACCCGTGCAGTGGCGAACGCCTCATTGAGGGCCTGCTCTGAAAAGGTGCGCGGCCGGTCAGCTTCGGCACGGGTCCCTGCCGTGAGCCCGAAACTAGCAACGACGCAGGCCAGAAGGGCAAGCAGCACGGTACGCCGGAGAACACCGGCAGCTGCGGCAGCCCGGGAGGGGCGCGCTGCGGCGGTGTTCAGGGGCGAAGGGCGCTTATTCACAACAGTCGATCATGTCACGAACCGGGTCCCGGCTGCACCGGTGACTCGGGCACTTGGGAAAGTCGGTAGGCTAGGAGCTACAACAACATCTAGTGGGAGGCAGTAATGGCGGGTCGGACCAGCCCCAAAAAAGACACGTCGTCGGACTACCGCAAGAACGCACAGCGTGCAGAGATCGCGGCAGAGACGCAGCGGCTCACCGCATACCTTGCTCCCACTGTCGCCTCCGAAGGACTCTTCCTGGAGGAAATCGAGATTAGGCTGGCCGGCGCCCACCGTACCGTCCATGTCATCGTGGACCTTCCCGAAACGGAAACCGGAGGGGTCAGCCTCGACCGCATTGCGGACATTTCCCGCGTCCTCTCGGATGCCATGGATGAGGACCCGAACGACGACGGACGTCCGTACAGCCTGGAAGTTTCTTCCCCGGGAGTCTCGCGTCCGCTGACCGAGCCCCGGCACTGGCGGAGGAACACCGGCCGGATGGTGACCGTATTCCCGCTGCGCGGCGATGCCGTGACGGGCCGCCTGGTGGAGACCGATGCCGAGGGCATCACCCTGATTCCGGAACTGCCCGTGAAGAAGGGCATGAAAGCCAAACAGGGCGAGAAGACGCACCTGGCCTTTAGCGACATCGCCAAGGGGAGGGTCGAAATCGAATTCGCCCATCTCGAGGATGAACCGGCAGGCGAAGACGCCGATGAATTTGAAAGCACAGCCGAGGAGGCCTAAATGGATATTGATATGAGTGCGCTGAGGCTGCTGGAAGCGGAACGCGAGATCCCGCTGGACAAGCTGATTCCGACGATTGAGCAGGCGCTGCTTGTCGCCTATCACAAGACGACGGGATCGCAGGAGACCGCCCGCGCCGAACTCGACCGCAAGTCCGGCCACGTCACCATCTGGGCGACGGAGGTCGATGACGACGGCGAGGCAGTGGGAGAATTCGACGACACTCCCGCAGGCTTCGGCCGGATTGCGGCCAGCACCGCGCGCCAGATCATCCTGCAGCGCCTGCGCGACGTGGAGGATGACAACATTCTCGGTGAGTTCAAGGGCCGCGAAGGCGAGCTCGTCTCAGGCCAGATCCAGCAGGGCAACAATCCCCACATGATCCAGGTCAACCTTGGCTCGGTCGAGGCGCTCCTGCCTCCCACGGAGCAGGTCCCGGGCGAGAAGTACCTGCACGGCTCACGCCTGCGTGCGTTCGTCGTCGACGTCCGCCGGGGTTTCAAGGGCCCGTCGATCACGCTTTCGCGTTCCCACCCCGGCCTGGTGCGCAAGCTGTTCGAACTCGAGGTGCCGGAAATCGCCGACGGTTCGGTGGAGATCGTTGCCCTGGCCCGTGAGGCCGGACACCGGACCAAGATTGCGGTCCAGGCCAACGTGGCCGGCGTCAACGCCAAGGGTGCCTGCATCGGTGAGATGGGTTCCCGTGTCCGCGCCGTCATGACCGAACTGCACGACGAGAAAATCGACATCGTCGACTTCAGCGAGGACCCGGCGACGTTCATCGCCAACGCCCTCTCGCCGTCGCGCGTGAACTCCGTCACCATCACCGACGCCGACACCCGCTCGGCCCGCGTCGTCGTGCCGGACTACCAGCTGTCCCTGGCTATCGGCAAGGAAGGGCAGAATGCCCGCCTCGCCGCCAAGCTCACCGGGTGGCGGATCGACATTGTCTCCGACGCAAAGTCGGCCTGATACTCCCGCCCGGGAAACCGGATGCGGGCATGAGAAGAGAAAAGCGGTAGAATGTTCATGGCCGGGTCACCGTCCGCCTTCCAGCAACCGCAGCAGCCCGAGGAATCGGTGCGGCCTGCGGCAGGATCAGTGCATGTTCCCCAACGGACATGCATTGGTTGCCGGAAGAAAGATGACCAGGCTGCTTTGATGCGGCTGGCGCTTGAATCGAAGGAAGGCACACGTGCCGTCCAGGTCGATGAAAGCCGCCGTATGTCTGGCCGGGGTGCCTGGTTGCATCCCGAGGCAGCATGCCTCGCAACGGCTGTAAAACGCAGGGCCTTTGGCCGCGCCTTCCGGGCGCAGGTTGATATCTCGGCGCTGGAGCAGTGGTTCGAAGCTCAAGAGGCTGGTTCCGACCCGGAGCTACCTCGAAACCGTCCAACCTGAAAGCGGGTCAGAAATCTGATGGAAACCCGATGAGTACCCAGCGATGAGTACTTTGTTGTGCTCTGTGATGGGCCCTGCTGCACCCGCAGCGGAAGCCCGCAGCAAATAGACGGTTCGTGCCTGGCTCGGTGCGGACCGAGACAGGAGAAATGTGGCCAAGGTCCGCGTACACGAGCTCGCCAAAGAGCTCGGCATTACCTCGAAGGATGCAGTTGCAAAACTGCAGGAACTGGGCGAATTCGTCCGGTCGGCATCCTCGACAATCGAAGCACCCGTAGTTAAGAAGCTTCGCGGGGCATTCCCCGACGCCGCTGCCAAGCCGGCAGCATCCAAGCCCGCAGCACAGACCGGCTCTGCGCCGCGTCCGGCAGCTCCCGCAGCCCCGGCTGCGCCTGCTCCCGCGGCACCCAAGGCTGAGGCTCCGGCCGCTGCCGAAAAGCCGGCAGCTCCGGCTCCGGCCGAAAAGCCGGCAGCTCCGGCTCCGGCCGCTCCCGCCGCCCCCAAGCCGGCTGCAGAAACGCCTGCTGCGAAGCCTGCCTCGCCGGCTCCCGCAGCCGAAGAGAAGCCCGCAGCACCGGCTGAATCTTCCTCCGCCCCGCGTCCGGGTGCCCCGCGCCCCGGAGCTGGTGGACCCCGTCCGGGCAACAACCCCTTTGCTACTTCCCAGGGCATGCCCCGTCCCCGCGGCCGCGGCGACGGCGAGCGTGGCCAGGGCGGTGCTCCGCGTCCGGGCAACAATCCCTTCGCGCCTTCCCAGGGCATGCCCCGTCCGGGCCAGCGCCGTGACGACGCCGAACGCACCGGTGCTCCCGGCGCAGGCGGTCCCCGTCCGGCAGCCGGTGCAGGCGGTCCCCGTCCGGGCGCACCGCGTCCCGGCGGCGCGCCCCGTCCGGGTGCTCCCCGTCCCGGCGGCGCTCCGCGTCCGGCCGGTGCCGGCGGAAACCGTCCGACTCCGGGCATGATGCCCAACCGCACCGAGCGTCCCGCAGCCCCGGCCCGTCCGGGTGCAGGCGGACCGCGCCGCGGACCCGGCGGAGCGCCGGGTGCAGGCGGCGGCGCTCCCGTTGGCGGCGGTTTCGGCAAGGGCGGCCGCGGACGCGGCGGCACTGCCGGTGCCTTCGGCAAGGGTGGCGCAGGACGCGGCAAGCAGCGCAAGTCGAAGCGTGCAAAGCGGCAGGAACTGGAGCAGATGTCAGCTCCGTCGCTGGGTGGCGTTTCGGTACCCCGCGGCGACGGCAACACTGTTGTCCGGCTGCGCCGCGGCGCGTCCATCACGGACTTTGCCGACAAGATTGAGGCGAACCCCGCAGCACTGGTTACCGTGCTGTTCCACCTCGGCGAAATGGCGACTGCCACGCAGTCGCTCGACGAAGAAACGTTCGGCGTCCTGGGCGAGGAACTTGGTTACAAGATCCAGGTTGTCTCTCCGGAAGACGAAGAGCGCGAGCTGCTCAGCAGCTTCGATATCGACTTCGAGGCCGAGCTGGAAGCCGAAGGCGACGACGACCTCGAGGCACGTCCTCCGGTAGTCACCGTCATGGGTCACGTTGACCACGGTAAAACCCGCCTGCTGGACGCCATCCGTAACACGAAGGTTGTCGAAGGCGAAGCCGGCGGCATCACCCAGCACATCGGTGCCTACCAGATCGCTTTCGATCACGAGGGCACCGAGCGGGCCATCACCTTCATCGATACCCCGGGCCACGAGGCGTTCACCGCCATGCGTGCCCGTGGTGCGAAGGTCACCGACATTGCCGTACTGGTTGTGGCAGCGGACGACGGCGTGATGCCGCAGACCGTTGAAGCCCTCAACCACGCACAGGCAGCAAACGTGCCGATCGTGGTAGCCGTGAACAAGATCGACAAGGAAGGCGCCAACCCGGAGAAGGTCCGCGGCCAGCTGACCGAGTACGGCCTGGTTCCGGAAGAATACGGTGGCGACACCATGTTCGTTGAGGTCTCTGCCCGCCAGAACCTGAACATCGACGCCCTGCTCGAGGCCGTGCTGCTCACCGCAGACGCTGCCCTGGACATGCGCGCCAACCCGGACAAGGACGCACGCGGCATCGCGATCGAAGCGAACCTGGACAAGGGCCGCGGCGCTGTTGCAACCGTGCTGGTCCAGTCCGGAACGCTGAAGGTCGGAGACACGATCGTGGCGGGAACGGCCCACGGCCGCGTCCGTGCCATGTTCGACGAGAACGGCGACAACGTCACCGAAGCCGGACCGTCGCGTCCGGTCCAGGTACTGGGCCTCTCGAACGTCCCGCGTGCAGGCGATACCTTCTTCGTGACCGACGATGAGCGTACTGCCCGCCAGATCGCCGAGAAGCGTGAAGCTGCAGACCGCAACGCAGCCCTGGCCAAGCGCCGCAAGCGCATCAGCCTTGAGGACTTCGACCAGGCTGTTGCCGATGGAAAGGTTGACACCCTCAACCTCATCCTCAAGGGCGACGTGTCCGGTGCTGTGGAAGCCCTGGAAGACTCCCTGCTCAAGATCGACGTCGGGGACGGCGTGCAGCTGCGCGTTATCCACCGCGGCGTTGGTGCCATCACGCAGAACGACGTCAACCTGGCGACCGTGGACAACGCGATCATCATCGGCTTCAACGTCAAGCCTGCCGAGCGCGTGGCCGACCTGGCCGAGCGTGAAGGCGTGGACATGCGCTTCTACTCCGTCATCTACGCAGCAATCGATGACATTGAGCTGGCCCTCAAGGGCATGCTCAAGCCGGAGTACGAGGAAGTTCAGCTCGGTACCGCCGAGGTCCGCGAAGTCTTCCGCTCCTCCAAGTTCGGCAACATTGCCGGCTCGATCGTGCGCTCCGGCATCATCCGCCGTAACGCCAAGGCACGGGTCACCCGCGACGGCAAGGTCATCGGTGAAAACCTCACCGTCGACTCGCTCAAGCGGTTCAAGGACGACGCCACCGAGGTCCGCACAGACTTCGAATGTGGTATCGGCCTGGGCTCGTTCAACGACGTCAAGGAAGGCGACATCATCGAGACCTTCGAGATGCGCGAGAAGCCGCGGGTCTAGTCCCACGGCCAGGGGCCGCCGGATTCCGGCGGCCCCTGCCCGGGGCAGTTTGCCCCGGTATTCCGCCGGAAGCCGCAGGGGAGACCCTGCGGTTTGCGGCATTCCAGCGCCCGACGGCGGTCCCTTCCGGCCGCAGTCCGGCGAACCCACGGTTTAATAAGGAGAGGTAATGGCAGATCCAGCACGCGCTGCGAAACTCGCTGACCGCATCAAAGTGGTAGTTGCACAGGCGCTCGAGCGGCGGATCAAGGATCCCCGGCTGGGATTCGTGACCATCACCGACGCACGGGTCACCAACGACCTGCAGCACGCTACCGTCTACTACACCGTCTTCGGCGATGAGGCCCAGCAGGCTGACACCAAGGCGGCCCTGGACTCTGCGCGCGGGATCCTGCGTGCGGAGGTAGGCAAGAACATCACGGTCCGCCTCACGCCGACCCTGGAGTTCGTTGCCGACGAAATCCCGGTCAACGCCAGCCACCTCGAAGAGCTGATCCGCGAAGCGAAGAAGCGCGACGAAGAGCTGGCAGCGCTGAAGCAGGGCGCCCAGTACGCCGGTGACCCCGATCCGTACCGCAAGGACGAAGAGGACGACGAAGAAGACCTGCAGGACGCGCCTGCCGAGGATTCGGACGCGCGCAGCTAGGCATCAGGACACACAGAAGGAGCGGCACCGCCACGGTGGCCGCTCCTTCTGCGTTCCCGGCACAGGACTAGTCGTTGTTCGGCTCTGCCGGTGCCCCGTCCGGCTCCGCCAGCCCGCGGGGGTCGCCGCCGCTGGTGAGCTGGATCCTTATCACCTTCCCGTCGAAGACTGGCGGCGGCGCATTCGGATCAGTGGGTTCGCCCGGCTCCGGGAAACCCCCGGGGGGAATGGCATCTGTACTCGCGTACAGCGCCGAGCCCCGCAGTTCAACGTCGGCCGGAGCAACAACCTCCAGGAATGGCTGGGCAGTAGTGGTCCCGCGTGGAATCACCGAGATCCGGTTCGCGAAAAGTTCTGCAACGTAGATGTCGCCGCGGGCGCTGACTGCGATCCCGGTGGGGGTCACCAGGCCCGTGGCGGCGAGTTCAACCGCACCTGTGCGCAGGTTCACGGTGTAAATGGAACCGGGTCCGCCGGGTCCGCCGGGAAGGGTTGCCACATAGAGCCTTCCGTCGCCTCCCATGGCCATGTCAGTAGGGACCGGTTCTGCGAAGTACTCATGGCCCACGGTGCAGGCCGGCAGCCGGTTTTCGGTAGCTGACTGCGCAGTGATCGGCGACGCCGCCGGCGGGAGGACAGCGACAGTGGACGTCTCGCCGCTGCGCTCGGAGACCTTGAGGATCGCGTTCGCTCCGGCGTCGGCGACGAGGATGCCGCCGCGGATCCGCATGGTGTCATAGGGATGGGAGTCCTGAACGCCCGTGTAGCCGTTCGGAATCATCGGATCGATTTGGGCCAGGCACTCAGCATCGAGGTCCCGGAACCCGTAGGTATTGACCTGGTCCGGGTTGGCCCTGCGTTCATACTCCGCCAGATCGGTGATGGTCCGGATATTTCCCCGCCGGTCCACCGAGCGGAGCAGCGCGACGTTGTTTTCCGGGACGCCAAGCCCCTCACCGGTGGTCAGCGTGTAGTAGGTAGTGCCGCGGGAGCGTGACACTGCGTCCGCAGCGTAGTCCTTGATCCCCGGGTCAAGCGTGGTGAGTCCGCCGCCCTGGCCGACGCGCACGACGCTCCCGGCTATGGACTGCGCGACGTCGACAGACCGGCCGCTTCCCAGTGCGATGCGCAGCGGGGTGATGAGGCCGGTGGCGACCGTGGTGATTTCGCCGGCCACCGGGGGCTGCGGAGAAGGATGATGCCCCCGGTAGCCGGCCGCGGCGGGTGGTGCCCCCGCCAGACCTGCCAGCAGTGCTGTTGCTGCCGTCAACGACAGCAGCGATGGTGTGCGTTTCTTCATGGCTTCCTCCGTGGAATAGGTGCTGCCGGGATGTGGCTCAATGCGAGACTCACCCGGCGCGGAACCCCTAAACCGTTCCCCCATGCCGAAGAAGTCACAGACTAGGCAGGGGGTGGTGGTGTGTAAACGCGAAGTTGGGAGGAAACTGTGCCCAGCTGTTAAAAGCCGGAAACCCCGGAGGCTAATCCTTGGCGGGGAGCCGGCCCAGGCCTTCCACCAGGTCGGCGCCCGGGCCGCAGAGCGCGATCCGGACCCAGCCTTCGCCAAACGATCCGAAAGCAGTTCCCGGAGCCAGGGCGACGCCGGATTCCGCCAGGAACCTGCGGGTCCACCCACGGATGTCCCCGCCGGAAGCATGCGAAAGATCGGCCCAGAGATAGAAGGCGCCCTGCGCCGGCAGGAACGGTATCCCCTTCTCGATCAGTACCGCAGTCGCAGCGTCCCGGTTGCGGCGGTAATGCGCACCGGCCTCACGGACGTAGTCCTGCGGGCCGGTCAGGGCAGCGAGGGCTGCGTACTGGGACGGGGAAGCCACGCAGGAAACGATGGATTCCATGACGGTGCTCATCCGGGCTTCCAGTCCCGGGGGCGTCACCAAGGCGCCGATTCGAAGACCCGTCAGGCCGTAGGTCTTGGACAGGGTGTAGGAGGTAACGACCCGTTCTCCGCCCCCGTCAAAGGCCAGCGGGGACACATGGGGAACGTCGTAAGTGAAAGCCTCGTAGCACTCGTCCGAGATAATCCAGAGATCCCTCTGCCGGGCCAGTTCCACCAGGTCGCGGGTGAGGTCCGCACTGAAGACAGAGCCCAGCGGGTTGGACGGCGAATTCAGCAGCAGCACCCGGGAGCTGGGAGTGATCTTGGCCTCAATGTCCTCGATCCTGGGCTGGAAGCCGTTTTCCGGGTGCAGCGGATAGTCGACAGGCACGGCATGGAGCAGGCGGGCTGTCATGGCGAACGTAGGGTAGCCCGGATTCGGAATCAATATCTCGTCTCCGGCGTCGAGCAGCAGGCTCATCGCCAGGTGCAGGCCCTGCTGAGCGCCGGCCGTTACGAACACCCGGGACGGATCCACCACGGTCTCCGTCTGTGTGCCGACCTGCTCGGCGAAGGCCGTCCGCAGGGGAGCGATACCTGCGTTGGGTGTGTAGCCGGTCTCATCCCGGGCGAGGGTCTGCTGTGCGGCCTCAAGGATGTGGGGCGGAGTCGGGAACCCCGGCTCTCCGATGCTGAGGACAATCGAGTTCGGTGTTGCCCAGGCAGCCTGCGTGATTTCACGGATCTGGTTCGGGTCGACGGTACGCACGTGGGAGGCAAGCTGGGGCATATCCGCATGCTACCGCCGGTTGCCGCTTCCGGCGTGTTGGCGCGGCCGCAGGGAGTGCAGCCGGGGCGCAGGCGCCAGGCACGCCCTGACCGGCGCATATACTGGAAGGCGTGAATTCCGGGCAGGTCCGTTCAGGACTGATAATTGTGGACAAACCGCAGGGATGGACCAGCCATGACGTGGTGGGCCGCCTGCGCAGGCTGGCCGGCACCCGGAAGGTGGGCCACGCCGGAACCCTGGACCCCATGGCTACAGGAGTCCTGGTGGTCGGCATCAACAAGGCCACCCGGCTGCTGACCTACATCGTGGGCACTACCAAGACCTACGAAGCCACCATTCGGCTGGGCCAGTCCACTGTCACTGACGACGCCGAAGGCGAAGTGACCGCAGAGACGATTGCCGCGGCTGTCACCGACGAAGAAATCGAGGCTGCCGTCGCAGCCCTCACCGGCGACATCCAGCAGGTTCCCAGCAGTGTCAGCGCCATCAAGGTCAACGGTGAACGCTCCTACGCGCGGGTCCGCGCCGGCGGCGAGGTCAACCTCCCCGCCCGCCCGGTGACCGTTTCCCGCTTCGAGATTCACGGCATCCGGCGCGAACACGGCGGCAAACTGCGCGACGTCGATGTCACCGTTGAATGCTCTTCCGGAACCTATATCCGTGCCCTCGCCCGTGACCTCGGTGCCGCGCTGGGCGTCGGCGGGCACCTGACAGCGCTGCGGCGCACCGCCGTCGGGCCCTACTCCGCTGACCAGGCCTCCACGCTGGAGCAGCTGGCGGAAGACCTTCGGCTCCTTGAGCTCAATGATGCGGCCCGGGCGCTGTTCCCCGTGCGTGAGCTCAGCGCCGGAGAAGCGGAGGACATCTCGCATGGACGCAGGATCGATCCTTCCGGATTCCCGGCGGGTAACGGAGAGCCTGTCCCTGTCGCGGCGTTCGCACCGGACGGCGAACTCATCGGCCTGCTGGCGGACAAGGCCGACACAGCCCGGGCCCTGCTGGTCTTTGCCCCTGGAAATGAGAGGGCCTAAGTGCTCATCGACCCCCTGTTCCTTGTCGGCACGGTTGTCTGCCTGGTCTCCACGGTCCTCTGCGTCGGTGCGGCCATCCTGCGGCATGGACCCAACGACCTCACGATCCTCTCCGCGGCCGCCGTCGAACTGTTCCTGATTGTCTACGCGATTGCGGCCGTGATCCGCCAGACCGGCGGAGAGACCCTGAACGG harbors:
- a CDS encoding sulfite exporter TauE/SafE family protein; translated protein: MVSGLEEITLATILLVVVAGLAAGWVDAVVGGGGLLQLPALLLVPGITPVEALATNKMGSVFGTTTSAVTYYRRAHPDLKTALPMAGVALAASFGGAVLAASLPASVFKPIIVVALIMVAVFTATKPTVGELTKLRHSGNRHYWTAGAIGAVIGFYDGLIGPGTGSFLIIAMVTLLGYNFLAASAKAKIVNMATNIGALAFFLPHGSLLWGLGLILGLANMTGGYIGARMAVKQGSKFIRIVFLVVVGALIIKLGTDVWMENFSG
- the nusA gene encoding transcription termination factor NusA → MDIDMSALRLLEAEREIPLDKLIPTIEQALLVAYHKTTGSQETARAELDRKSGHVTIWATEVDDDGEAVGEFDDTPAGFGRIAASTARQIILQRLRDVEDDNILGEFKGREGELVSGQIQQGNNPHMIQVNLGSVEALLPPTEQVPGEKYLHGSRLRAFVVDVRRGFKGPSITLSRSHPGLVRKLFELEVPEIADGSVEIVALAREAGHRTKIAVQANVAGVNAKGACIGEMGSRVRAVMTELHDEKIDIVDFSEDPATFIANALSPSRVNSVTITDADTRSARVVVPDYQLSLAIGKEGQNARLAAKLTGWRIDIVSDAKSA
- the infB gene encoding translation initiation factor IF-2, which translates into the protein MAKVRVHELAKELGITSKDAVAKLQELGEFVRSASSTIEAPVVKKLRGAFPDAAAKPAASKPAAQTGSAPRPAAPAAPAAPAPAAPKAEAPAAAEKPAAPAPAEKPAAPAPAAPAAPKPAAETPAAKPASPAPAAEEKPAAPAESSSAPRPGAPRPGAGGPRPGNNPFATSQGMPRPRGRGDGERGQGGAPRPGNNPFAPSQGMPRPGQRRDDAERTGAPGAGGPRPAAGAGGPRPGAPRPGGAPRPGAPRPGGAPRPAGAGGNRPTPGMMPNRTERPAAPARPGAGGPRRGPGGAPGAGGGAPVGGGFGKGGRGRGGTAGAFGKGGAGRGKQRKSKRAKRQELEQMSAPSLGGVSVPRGDGNTVVRLRRGASITDFADKIEANPAALVTVLFHLGEMATATQSLDEETFGVLGEELGYKIQVVSPEDEERELLSSFDIDFEAELEAEGDDDLEARPPVVTVMGHVDHGKTRLLDAIRNTKVVEGEAGGITQHIGAYQIAFDHEGTERAITFIDTPGHEAFTAMRARGAKVTDIAVLVVAADDGVMPQTVEALNHAQAANVPIVVAVNKIDKEGANPEKVRGQLTEYGLVPEEYGGDTMFVEVSARQNLNIDALLEAVLLTADAALDMRANPDKDARGIAIEANLDKGRGAVATVLVQSGTLKVGDTIVAGTAHGRVRAMFDENGDNVTEAGPSRPVQVLGLSNVPRAGDTFFVTDDERTARQIAEKREAADRNAALAKRRKRISLEDFDQAVADGKVDTLNLILKGDVSGAVEALEDSLLKIDVGDGVQLRVIHRGVGAITQNDVNLATVDNAIIIGFNVKPAERVADLAEREGVDMRFYSVIYAAIDDIELALKGMLKPEYEEVQLGTAEVREVFRSSKFGNIAGSIVRSGIIRRNAKARVTRDGKVIGENLTVDSLKRFKDDATEVRTDFECGIGLGSFNDVKEGDIIETFEMREKPRV
- a CDS encoding YlxR family protein, producing the protein MRLALESKEGTRAVQVDESRRMSGRGAWLHPEAACLATAVKRRAFGRAFRAQVDISALEQWFEAQEAGSDPELPRNRPT
- a CDS encoding aminoglycoside phosphotransferase family protein, producing MAAAVTVPEALRLRYVRTRQGREWLDGLPELVETALVDFGMVTDPGAASHSWHGHGALVVPVRSAAGGTPAVLKFPYPHPESATEAAALQLWNGTGAVRLLAQDPAGTALLLERLDPGTTLAGVPVQQAAEVWGGLIRMLSLPSGDDPLWAAVPSVAEHAEQLSDQLPADWEALGRPFERWLLEEALQVCQTRGVVGRRWNRDVLVHADLHCENVLHRLAPHSGWAAIDPQAVLGEPEYAVAPMLWNRLQDLDPEAPEQSLQDRLRLLCDAGGLDPDAAREWSILREVVNAVDYVGEGQHGDAQRSVWVASALAGRSHPGLPPVWELPAA
- a CDS encoding DUF4439 domain-containing protein, with amino-acid sequence MNKRPSPLNTAAARPSRAAAAAGVLRRTVLLALLACVVASFGLTAGTRAEADRPRTFSEQALNEAFATARVLAADATGLAVPAPAAAEMKLQAQTLTEQALLLSGPGGTARQAGAPADAGSSGESPVTYVQALQAAARTNLEAAGRADYGTARLLASVGAGQLLLAQRAADVLGENSEPLQESGWTPVLEESAARCTNSDAASDRTQLRDRPGAAESLRAVLDAEFGAVYAYEVAQAQGGRSIAVLGQTAAEHRAAHLKAGEDGVRHLPSLCLPAVSPLPAYSLTADFFADPSGSLSAMEAALPGIYADLAGSSDGALRSWAIDRLVQTSLAAYSDSRLPPASPGITADPASLPWAAG
- the rimP gene encoding ribosome maturation factor RimP; its protein translation is MAGRTSPKKDTSSDYRKNAQRAEIAAETQRLTAYLAPTVASEGLFLEEIEIRLAGAHRTVHVIVDLPETETGGVSLDRIADISRVLSDAMDEDPNDDGRPYSLEVSSPGVSRPLTEPRHWRRNTGRMVTVFPLRGDAVTGRLVETDAEGITLIPELPVKKGMKAKQGEKTHLAFSDIAKGRVEIEFAHLEDEPAGEDADEFESTAEEA